A genomic region of Papaver somniferum cultivar HN1 chromosome 7, ASM357369v1, whole genome shotgun sequence contains the following coding sequences:
- the LOC113300564 gene encoding probable E3 ubiquitin-protein ligase RHC1A, translating to MAVYPVLPSYDQYCFELGLTLAELDLSTWDDQNATTSDSSSAPPPPSTSSPSDSVLAVVSSMPTVAMDDTVCIVCMEGPHDHQADHDETDHHQEVVGKRMPCNHVYHANCISTWLSRYNSCPLCRCTIDTTSLPPAPSPPVQHHRQSVAIVDQQLN from the coding sequence ATGGCTGTGTATCCAGTATTGCCATCATACGATCAATACTGTTTTGAATTAGGCTTAACTCTAGCTGAGCTTGATTTGTCAACATGGGATGATCAGAATGCAACTACATCCGATTCATcatcagcaccaccaccaccgtcgacATCATCGCCATCGGATTCCGTATTAGCGGTGGTGTCAAGTATGCCAACAGTTGCAATGGATGATACGGTATGTATTGTGTGTATGGAAGGACCTCATGATCATCAAGCTGATCACGATGAAACTGATCATCATCAAGAAGTGGTAGGTAAGAGGATGCCGTGTAACCATGTATACCACGCTAATTGTATATCCACTTGGTTGTCTCGGTATAACTCTTGCCCGCTCTGCCGATGCACCATCGACACCACTAGTCTACCTCCGGCACCGTCCCCACCTGTCCAACACCACCGTCAGTCAGTCGCCATTGTTGATCAACAGTTGAATTGA